The following proteins come from a genomic window of Alkalinema sp. FACHB-956:
- a CDS encoding class I SAM-dependent methyltransferase codes for MNLVEHYRNLFLQYGDSPEASQWRDRETQENRFAILTEIADLHDQSILDFGCGTGHLANYLKSREISVNYTGVDIVSEVLQCGQKKYPEFRFCQMDEITPSEKFDYVLISGVFNNLVENNRLFYQSTLTECFSRARKGLAFNLLSHYVDYYDQGLFYEYPEVVFKFAKEHLSPYVVLRNDYQLKPGIIPFEFTTYIYRR; via the coding sequence ATGAATCTAGTAGAACACTATCGCAACCTTTTTCTCCAGTATGGAGATTCACCAGAAGCATCCCAATGGCGCGATCGAGAGACTCAAGAAAATCGTTTTGCAATTCTTACAGAAATTGCTGACCTCCATGACCAAAGCATTCTAGATTTTGGCTGTGGGACAGGACATCTAGCAAACTATTTAAAATCCAGAGAGATTTCCGTTAATTATACTGGTGTGGATATTGTGTCTGAAGTACTTCAGTGTGGCCAGAAAAAATATCCTGAGTTTCGTTTTTGTCAGATGGATGAAATTACCCCCTCAGAGAAATTTGATTATGTTCTGATTAGTGGCGTTTTCAACAATTTGGTTGAAAATAACCGTCTATTTTACCAGTCCACTCTCACAGAATGTTTTTCCCGCGCTCGTAAAGGATTGGCATTTAATTTACTAAGTCATTATGTTGACTACTATGATCAAGGACTTTTTTATGAATATCCTGAGGTCGTTTTTAAGTTCGCTAAGGAGCACCTATCTCCCTACGTGGTCTTACGCAATGACTACCAACTGAAACCAGGTATCATCCCCTTTGAGTTCACAACTTATATCTATCGTCGGTAA
- a CDS encoding DNA polymerase III subunit gamma/tau, with translation MSYIPLHHKYRPQTFAQLVGQEAIATTLSNALTQKRIAPAYLFTGARGTGKTSSARILAKSLNCIAGSEPTPHPCGQCETCREITQGSALDVIEIDAASNTGVDNIRELIERAQFAPVRCRYKVYVIDEVHMLSNAAFNALLKTLEEPPERVVFVLATTDPQRVLPTIISRCQRFDFRRIPLEAMVQHLGQIAQQEQIAIAPDAVQLVAQISQGGMRDAESLLDQLSLLAGEVTVEKVWDLVGAVPERDLMALVQAIATDDPETMLDHTRRLMDRGREPLIVLQNLASFYRDLLIAKTAPQRNDLVAITPPTWAEMTAFVQSVDIGWLLAGQQHLRSAEVQIKNTTQPRLWLEVTLMGLLPSAIATSSIATQTSAVQQGVRSVAPQPSAKTAPKPSPQPTAAPTPPRSTVAPTAVPPNTPTPEPPPAVSAIDPSPAPAPSAHQSAAHSDSSADSSASQPLTNPDLETLWQQILGHIDSAPALGMIRPNCQLLKFDGQEITIGVVKTMLAIVKKQSPALGKACAKACKANVKLVWVAVDGKLMSSPPGMPQDSGAPSQPRSPGFSAPSAPAIAPPPRSQPASPQAAPAPRIPSSAPVPADRTAPSSGTAPIGDLPSAAGTGYDLDELSRATKSLAEAFNGQVVNLEDEVEEPETQTPPDQISQDPRQSAPMPTVMPVMPTVTTPTVAEILAEDGESSEDDDDVPF, from the coding sequence ATGTCCTACATTCCTCTGCACCATAAATATCGCCCTCAAACCTTTGCGCAATTGGTGGGACAGGAAGCGATCGCGACCACCCTCAGCAACGCCCTGACCCAAAAACGCATTGCTCCGGCCTACCTGTTCACGGGCGCACGGGGAACCGGAAAAACCTCCAGTGCGCGCATTTTGGCCAAGTCCCTCAACTGCATTGCAGGCTCAGAACCGACGCCCCACCCCTGCGGCCAATGTGAAACCTGTCGCGAAATCACGCAAGGGTCTGCCTTAGATGTGATCGAAATCGACGCGGCCAGCAATACAGGGGTTGATAACATTCGTGAACTGATTGAACGGGCACAATTTGCTCCAGTGCGTTGCCGTTATAAGGTCTATGTCATTGACGAGGTGCATATGCTCAGCAATGCAGCCTTTAATGCGTTGCTGAAAACGTTGGAAGAACCGCCGGAACGGGTCGTTTTTGTCTTGGCAACCACCGATCCCCAAAGGGTTTTGCCGACGATTATTTCCCGGTGCCAGCGCTTCGATTTTCGGCGCATTCCCCTGGAAGCGATGGTGCAACACTTGGGGCAAATTGCCCAACAGGAGCAGATCGCGATCGCCCCCGATGCGGTGCAACTGGTGGCTCAGATTTCCCAGGGCGGGATGCGGGATGCCGAAAGTTTGCTGGATCAGCTCAGCTTGCTCGCAGGCGAAGTCACCGTCGAAAAAGTTTGGGATCTGGTGGGGGCGGTACCGGAGCGGGATTTGATGGCGTTGGTGCAGGCGATCGCGACGGATGATCCCGAAACCATGCTCGATCACACCCGTCGCCTAATGGATCGGGGTCGCGAGCCGTTAATTGTGCTGCAAAATTTAGCCAGTTTCTACCGGGATTTACTCATCGCCAAAACGGCCCCCCAGCGCAATGATCTAGTGGCCATCACGCCCCCCACTTGGGCGGAAATGACCGCCTTTGTACAATCGGTGGACATTGGCTGGTTACTGGCCGGACAGCAACATCTACGCAGCGCCGAAGTCCAAATTAAAAACACGACCCAACCCCGGCTCTGGCTAGAAGTGACCCTGATGGGCCTGTTGCCTTCAGCGATCGCGACTTCCAGCATTGCGACCCAAACCTCTGCGGTGCAGCAGGGAGTCCGATCGGTCGCGCCCCAGCCCTCCGCCAAAACCGCGCCCAAACCCAGCCCTCAACCCACAGCCGCTCCGACGCCCCCGCGATCGACAGTGGCTCCCACAGCAGTTCCCCCTAACACACCGACTCCAGAACCGCCCCCTGCCGTCTCAGCGATCGATCCCTCTCCAGCACCTGCCCCATCAGCCCACCAGTCGGCTGCACACTCAGATTCGTCAGCTGATTCGTCAGCTAGTCAGCCACTCACAAACCCCGATCTAGAAACGCTGTGGCAGCAAATTCTGGGGCACATTGATTCGGCTCCGGCCTTGGGGATGATTCGGCCCAACTGCCAACTGCTGAAATTCGATGGCCAAGAAATTACGATCGGCGTTGTCAAAACCATGCTGGCGATCGTCAAAAAACAATCCCCCGCTCTGGGCAAAGCCTGTGCTAAAGCCTGTAAAGCCAATGTCAAGCTGGTTTGGGTCGCCGTGGATGGCAAATTAATGTCTTCCCCCCCAGGGATGCCCCAGGATTCCGGCGCACCCAGCCAACCCCGATCTCCAGGCTTTTCAGCCCCGTCTGCCCCCGCGATCGCACCTCCCCCGCGATCGCAGCCAGCCAGCCCCCAAGCAGCTCCAGCCCCCCGCATCCCTAGCTCTGCCCCAGTCCCAGCGGACAGAACGGCTCCATCCAGCGGAACCGCGCCCATTGGAGATCTGCCCTCAGCTGCGGGAACCGGCTATGACTTAGATGAATTGAGCCGCGCTACTAAAAGTTTGGCCGAAGCTTTCAATGGCCAGGTTGTCAATCTTGAAGATGAGGTAGAGGAGCCAGAAACTCAGACGCCTCCGGATCAAATCAGCCAAGATCCTAGGCAATCAGCACCTATGCCGACTGTGATGCCTGTTATGCCAACAGTAACCACGCCAACGGTGGCCGAGATCTTGGCTGAGGATGGAGAGAGTTCGGAGGACGACGATGATGTGCCTTTCTAG
- a CDS encoding methyltransferase domain-containing protein, with the protein MKLINIGCGQTLHPDWINLDLVPSSSAVRSFDIRRGLPFADRTCDVCYSSHVLEHLQPAQASFLIAEAFRVLKPGGILRVIVPDLEQIARLYLATLEQSLSGDSQAIAQYDWMLLELLDQMTRTHGGGEMGQYLDRLNAPNADLTLDFVRSRMGAEIDNYYQAKQLTRWQKIKSKRPAWYLQKIRIKIAELFVLLIAGKQAQKGFQEGLFRNSGELHRWMYDRFSLQQLLSQTGFIEIQVCQATESRIPNFNDFGLDILQGQIRKPDSLFMEAVKP; encoded by the coding sequence ATGAAACTGATTAATATTGGCTGCGGCCAAACTTTACACCCAGATTGGATTAATCTCGACTTAGTCCCCAGTTCGTCAGCCGTTCGATCGTTTGATATTCGGCGCGGCTTGCCCTTTGCCGATCGAACCTGTGACGTGTGCTACAGCTCCCACGTTTTGGAACATTTGCAGCCAGCCCAAGCAAGTTTTTTAATTGCTGAAGCCTTTCGAGTACTGAAACCCGGTGGAATTTTGAGAGTCATAGTACCGGATTTAGAACAGATTGCACGGTTATACTTAGCAACGTTAGAACAATCTCTATCTGGTGATTCTCAAGCGATCGCGCAGTATGATTGGATGCTTTTGGAACTATTAGACCAAATGACCCGGACCCATGGCGGGGGAGAGATGGGACAGTATCTCGATCGACTCAATGCTCCCAATGCAGACTTAACCCTAGACTTTGTGCGATCGCGCATGGGCGCAGAAATCGATAACTATTATCAAGCAAAACAACTAACTCGATGGCAAAAAATTAAATCTAAACGACCTGCTTGGTATCTTCAAAAAATTCGGATCAAAATTGCTGAATTGTTCGTCTTACTCATTGCCGGAAAGCAGGCTCAGAAAGGTTTCCAGGAAGGTCTCTTTCGTAATTCCGGAGAACTTCACCGCTGGATGTACGATCGCTTTTCCCTTCAGCAATTACTCAGCCAAACGGGATTTATAGAAATTCAGGTCTGTCAGGCAACGGAAAGTCGGATTCCTAACTTTAATGACTTTGGGCTAGACATTCTGCAAGGACAGATCCGCAAACCCGATTCATTGTTTATGGAGGCGGTCAAACCATGA
- the pseI gene encoding pseudaminic acid synthase, with protein sequence MSLERIYLGSRSIGSHTAPFIIAELSGNHNQSLDRALELVEAAAKSGAHALKLQTYTADTMTLDLAEGEFWIHDADSLWQGNSLYNLYQQAYTPWEWHEPIFQRCRDLGMIGFSSPFDATAVDFLESLAVPCYKIASFENIDLPLIRKVAQTGKPMIMSTGMATIAELDEAVRTAREAGCQDLILLKCTSTYPATPENSNLLTIPHLRELFNVQVGLSDHTLGIGVAVASVALGATVIEKHFTLRRSDGGVDAAFSMEPEEMAQLVTETERAALALGQISYGPTAAETKSLQFRRSLYITQDLQPGAVLTPENLRSIRPGLGLPPKYYDQLLGKSLRCAVKAGTPMNWELLA encoded by the coding sequence ATGTCACTAGAAAGAATTTACCTTGGAAGTCGGTCGATCGGATCGCACACCGCGCCGTTTATTATTGCCGAACTCTCGGGCAACCATAACCAATCCCTCGATCGGGCCTTGGAACTCGTCGAAGCAGCAGCAAAATCCGGTGCCCACGCCCTCAAACTCCAGACCTACACTGCGGATACCATGACCCTGGATCTGGCGGAGGGGGAATTCTGGATTCACGACGCCGACAGCCTCTGGCAGGGCAATTCCCTGTACAACCTGTACCAGCAAGCCTACACCCCTTGGGAATGGCACGAGCCAATTTTTCAGCGCTGTCGCGACTTGGGTATGATTGGCTTCAGTTCACCCTTCGACGCCACTGCGGTGGACTTTCTGGAATCGCTTGCTGTACCCTGTTACAAAATTGCCTCCTTTGAAAATATTGATTTACCATTAATTCGCAAAGTCGCCCAAACCGGAAAACCGATGATTATGTCCACGGGCATGGCGACGATCGCGGAATTGGATGAAGCGGTCAGAACGGCGCGGGAGGCGGGTTGTCAGGATTTAATTTTGCTGAAATGTACCAGCACCTATCCCGCCACCCCCGAAAATTCTAATTTGCTCACGATTCCGCACCTGCGGGAGTTATTTAACGTGCAAGTGGGCTTATCGGATCACACCCTGGGCATTGGGGTGGCTGTGGCCAGTGTGGCCCTGGGCGCGACGGTGATTGAAAAACATTTCACCCTGCGACGATCGGACGGTGGCGTCGATGCGGCCTTTTCCATGGAACCGGAGGAGATGGCACAACTCGTCACTGAAACGGAGCGAGCCGCCCTGGCCCTCGGTCAAATCAGCTACGGCCCCACCGCAGCAGAAACCAAGTCCCTCCAGTTTCGTCGATCGCTCTACATCACCCAGGACTTGCAACCCGGAGCGGTCTTAACGCCGGAAAACCTGAGATCGATCCGCCCCGGTTTAGGTCTGCCGCCCAAATACTACGATCAGCTTTTAGGCAAATCCCTTCGTTGCGCAGTCAAGGCTGGAACGCCGATGAATTGGGAACTCTTAGCTTAG
- a CDS encoding class I SAM-dependent methyltransferase, with translation MKEHQHIWNSWNQSKGPKYPHEKVIQFVFRNFPIADRAQTRVLDLGCGSGVHTHFLASEGFQAYGCDISEVGVANTRSRLQSASLVADLQVASLDQLNYEDDFFDLIISCSVFEAAGLATVQKGIREIYRVLRSGGLGFFLFASEVDFRIQQNNTLGLHGFSQVEVESIFKPLNLNFLYIDRYITTFQNQTFQSNDFLITLKK, from the coding sequence ATGAAAGAACATCAGCATATCTGGAATTCCTGGAATCAGTCAAAAGGGCCTAAGTACCCCCATGAAAAAGTAATTCAATTCGTATTTCGGAATTTTCCGATCGCCGATCGTGCTCAGACCCGCGTCCTAGATCTTGGCTGCGGCAGCGGAGTCCATACCCATTTCCTAGCATCGGAGGGATTTCAAGCCTACGGCTGTGACATCTCTGAGGTTGGGGTCGCCAACACTCGATCGCGGCTGCAGTCTGCTAGTCTTGTGGCAGATTTACAGGTAGCTAGCCTCGACCAACTCAATTACGAGGATGATTTTTTCGATCTAATTATCAGTTGTAGCGTATTTGAAGCTGCTGGATTAGCAACTGTACAAAAAGGCATTAGGGAAATTTATCGAGTTCTTCGATCGGGGGGACTAGGATTTTTTCTGTTTGCTAGCGAGGTTGATTTTAGGATTCAGCAGAACAATACCCTGGGATTACATGGCTTCTCTCAAGTAGAGGTTGAGTCAATTTTCAAACCATTGAATCTTAATTTTTTATACATAGATAGATACATCACAACATTTCAAAATCAGACCTTTCAATCCAATGATTTTCTGATCACCTTGAAAAAGTAA
- a CDS encoding glycosyltransferase family 4 protein yields the protein MKPLLLSTYDITGGAARAAYRLHQGLQEIGLASQMLVQNKASDDRTVIAPRSKVQKTIAFLRPGIDGLPLGFYRQRQIDRYSPAWLPEPLNQQITALQPDIVNLHWVGSGFLRLETLRKLRLPIVWTMHDMWAFTGGCHYSDGCDRYEQTCGACPKLSSSKKRDLSHWIWQRKQRAWQRLNLTVVTPSRWLAQCAAQSSLLKNSRITVIPYGLDLQRYRPYDRVDDRALVRQILNLPLDVPLILFGAADATRDRRKGFHVLQAALQSLSQQSWPQRPELVIFGASRPEVPPDLGFPTHYLGTLGDEISLSLAYAAADVFVAPSLEDNLPNTVLEALACGTPCVAFKIGGMPDMIIPGETGYLAQPYRVQDLAQGIRWVLMTDQPLRPQARAHAEKSFALTQQAQRYQKLFQELLS from the coding sequence ATGAAACCGCTCTTGCTCAGCACGTACGACATCACCGGAGGCGCAGCACGGGCGGCCTATCGCTTACACCAGGGTTTGCAGGAAATCGGCTTAGCCTCCCAAATGCTGGTACAAAACAAAGCCAGTGACGATCGAACCGTGATTGCCCCCCGCAGCAAAGTGCAGAAAACTATTGCCTTCCTGCGGCCTGGGATTGATGGCTTGCCCCTAGGGTTCTACCGGCAACGGCAGATCGATCGCTATTCCCCCGCTTGGTTACCGGAACCTCTCAACCAGCAAATTACCGCCCTTCAACCGGATATTGTCAATCTCCATTGGGTGGGCAGTGGCTTCCTGCGGCTGGAAACGTTGCGTAAACTCCGGCTACCGATCGTCTGGACGATGCACGATATGTGGGCCTTCACCGGCGGTTGTCACTACAGCGATGGCTGCGATCGCTACGAGCAGACCTGTGGTGCTTGCCCAAAGCTTAGTAGCTCCAAAAAACGAGATCTCTCCCATTGGATTTGGCAGCGGAAGCAGCGGGCTTGGCAACGACTCAATCTAACGGTCGTGACGCCCAGCCGCTGGTTAGCCCAATGCGCTGCCCAAAGTTCTTTGCTTAAGAATTCCCGCATTACCGTGATTCCCTATGGCCTCGATTTACAACGGTATCGCCCCTACGATCGCGTTGATGATCGCGCCCTCGTTCGCCAAATCTTGAATTTACCGTTGGATGTACCATTAATTCTCTTTGGTGCGGCGGATGCGACCCGCGATCGACGTAAAGGGTTCCATGTATTGCAAGCTGCGTTGCAAAGTTTGAGCCAACAATCGTGGCCCCAACGGCCTGAACTGGTGATTTTTGGTGCATCACGGCCCGAAGTTCCGCCGGATTTGGGCTTTCCCACCCACTACTTAGGCACCTTGGGCGATGAAATTTCCCTCTCCCTGGCCTATGCCGCAGCGGACGTGTTTGTCGCACCGTCCCTGGAAGATAATTTGCCCAATACGGTCTTAGAAGCCCTCGCCTGTGGTACCCCCTGCGTGGCTTTCAAAATTGGTGGGATGCCGGATATGATTATTCCCGGTGAAACGGGATATCTGGCCCAACCCTATCGCGTCCAGGACTTAGCCCAGGGGATTCGTTGGGTGCTGATGACCGATCAACCGTTGCGGCCCCAAGCCCGTGCCCATGCTGAAAAATCCTTCGCCCTGACCCAGCAAGCCCAGCGCTACCAGAAGCTGTTTCAAGAACTTTTGTCCTAA
- a CDS encoding glycosyltransferase family protein produces MKTVIIVQARMTSTRLPGKVLKTVLGKPLLEYQLERLQRVSLADQIVIATTVNETDQPIVDLCDRLSIPTYRGSEEDVLARYYEAATQFAAEVIVRVTSDCPLIDPELIDRVIAIYQQNAPNLDYIVTDEVSYPRGMDVEVFSMRVLEGTYKEATHPTHREHVTPFIYQQPSRYHIYTVIQDCLLAPYRLTVDTSEDFELIRCILEHLYSAKPQFNLHSIIDLLQQKPELVAINAHVRQKPLMETVV; encoded by the coding sequence ATGAAAACCGTCATCATTGTACAAGCTCGAATGACTTCAACCCGCTTGCCCGGTAAGGTGTTGAAAACAGTGCTGGGGAAACCGTTACTGGAGTATCAACTGGAGCGACTTCAGCGGGTTTCTCTGGCGGATCAGATCGTGATTGCGACGACGGTCAATGAAACGGATCAGCCGATCGTTGATCTGTGCGATCGCCTCTCCATCCCCACATATCGTGGTTCAGAAGAGGATGTCCTAGCCCGCTACTATGAAGCCGCTACGCAATTTGCCGCAGAGGTCATTGTGCGAGTGACTTCAGATTGCCCGTTGATTGATCCAGAACTGATCGATCGAGTAATTGCCATTTATCAACAAAACGCTCCCAACTTGGACTATATTGTAACCGATGAAGTGAGTTATCCACGGGGAATGGATGTCGAAGTTTTTTCAATGCGGGTTCTAGAAGGAACCTATAAAGAAGCAACCCATCCTACTCATCGAGAACATGTCACACCGTTTATCTACCAACAGCCCTCTCGATATCATATCTATACCGTTATCCAGGATTGCTTACTCGCCCCCTATCGATTAACTGTAGATACTTCAGAAGATTTTGAATTAATTCGCTGCATTTTAGAACACTTGTATTCAGCCAAGCCTCAATTTAATTTACATAGCATCATTGATTTACTTCAGCAAAAGCCAGAATTAGTGGCGATTAATGCTCATGTTAGACAAAAGCCGTTGATGGAGACTGTGGTGTGA
- the pseG gene encoding UDP-2,4-diacetamido-2,4,6-trideoxy-beta-L-altropyranose hydrolase: MKVAIRADASVEIGTGHIMRCLTLATALQFQGSEVFFICKTLLENLEHKIRNQGFQVVRLGGCVAWNHSVDAQATISVIQQYSSEIDWLIVDHYQIGRSWEQLIRPYIKKILVLDDLADRDHDCDLLLDQNLADDRHAQYQSLLPSHCLQLLGIDYLLLRSEFWQTRSQRQNHRQNRCNVAQTLLITMGGSDPSNMTSLVIKALKSINQSLEVRVVIGIGCPYWEDIQLQINAAPQHTITCLHDISNMASQMDWADVAISAGGFTVYELACIGVPSMIIATHPTQIRVAEAMHNHGINYFLGEASGLTVPSLAAQITQFLSDPLHLGAMSIQGQQFIDGLGVTRVIEKIHQLTR, encoded by the coding sequence GTGAAAGTAGCAATTCGTGCAGACGCTTCTGTAGAAATTGGAACAGGGCACATTATGCGCTGTCTGACACTAGCAACAGCATTACAATTCCAGGGATCTGAGGTCTTTTTTATCTGTAAAACACTGTTGGAAAATCTTGAGCATAAAATCAGAAATCAAGGTTTTCAGGTAGTTCGGCTAGGAGGATGCGTAGCCTGGAATCATTCTGTCGATGCACAAGCCACCATTTCAGTAATTCAGCAATACTCAAGCGAAATTGACTGGCTGATTGTTGATCACTATCAAATTGGTCGATCGTGGGAACAACTGATTCGTCCTTATATCAAAAAGATTTTAGTCCTGGATGATTTGGCAGATCGTGATCATGACTGTGACTTACTACTAGATCAAAATCTTGCTGACGATCGCCATGCCCAATACCAATCGCTGTTACCTAGTCACTGTCTCCAACTCTTGGGAATCGACTATCTTTTACTGCGATCGGAGTTTTGGCAAACACGATCTCAAAGACAAAATCACAGACAAAATCGTTGCAATGTCGCCCAGACACTATTAATTACTATGGGCGGCAGCGATCCCAGCAACATGACTTCTCTTGTTATAAAAGCACTGAAATCTATTAATCAATCGCTAGAAGTTAGAGTTGTTATCGGCATTGGTTGTCCATACTGGGAAGACATTCAATTACAAATTAATGCAGCTCCTCAACATACTATAACCTGCCTGCACGACATCTCTAATATGGCATCACAAATGGATTGGGCAGATGTAGCTATCAGTGCAGGTGGTTTTACAGTATATGAGTTAGCCTGCATAGGGGTTCCTTCAATGATTATTGCGACTCATCCTACACAAATTCGGGTCGCTGAAGCGATGCATAATCACGGGATTAACTATTTTTTGGGAGAAGCTTCTGGCTTAACTGTTCCATCCTTAGCAGCGCAAATCACTCAGTTTCTAAGTGATCCACTTCATCTAGGGGCGATGTCAATTCAAGGCCAGCAGTTTATTGATGGATTAGGAGTCACACGAGTAATCGAAAAGATTCACCAACTAACTAGATAA
- a CDS encoding WbqC family protein, giving the protein MQPTYLPWAGYFNLMTQADIFIILDDVQFERRSWQSRNRILLNGQECWLTVPVHSQYGVESISTIQLDNGQKWRKKHIQTISQAYSKAPYADCLIGLTEILLNESFKLLVDLNVQIITWIANQLNLNPKIIRASEVGVSGKRSQHLYNLCEACQCDEYLSPIGSQEYLIADRVFEASSTRLIFQDYNPQPYPQLKTAHFISHLSIVDVIANLGWERASEYVLTGKTMNP; this is encoded by the coding sequence ATGCAGCCAACTTATCTTCCTTGGGCAGGTTATTTTAACTTGATGACTCAGGCTGATATATTCATCATTTTGGATGATGTTCAGTTTGAGCGGAGATCCTGGCAAAGTCGGAATCGGATCTTATTAAACGGTCAAGAATGCTGGCTTACCGTTCCTGTTCATTCTCAGTATGGAGTTGAATCTATTTCGACGATTCAATTAGATAATGGACAAAAATGGCGAAAAAAACATATTCAAACAATTAGTCAAGCTTATTCCAAAGCTCCCTATGCTGATTGTTTGATCGGTTTGACAGAAATTCTTCTCAATGAATCATTTAAACTTTTGGTGGATCTCAATGTTCAGATTATTACCTGGATTGCAAATCAACTAAATTTAAATCCTAAAATCATCCGTGCTAGTGAAGTTGGAGTATCTGGAAAACGATCACAGCATCTCTACAACCTGTGTGAAGCTTGTCAATGTGATGAATATTTAAGTCCGATTGGGTCTCAAGAGTATCTTATTGCAGACCGGGTTTTTGAAGCATCATCAACTCGATTGATTTTCCAAGATTATAATCCTCAGCCCTATCCACAATTGAAAACAGCTCATTTTATCAGTCACTTATCCATAGTTGATGTGATTGCTAATTTGGGTTGGGAGCGAGCCTCAGAATATGTGCTCACAGGAAAAACTATGAACCCGTAA
- the pseC gene encoding UDP-4-amino-4,6-dideoxy-N-acetyl-beta-L-altrosamine transaminase, with product MSAYIPYGRQSISEQDIEAVVAVLRSDWLTQGPAIAQFEQAVANYCGAKYAIAVSNATAALHIACLALDLQAGQRLWTSPNTFVASANCGLYCGGTVDFVDIDPHTYNLSVAALREKLEQAAKGDRLPQVVVPVHFSGQACAMAEIAELADQYGFQIIEDASHALGGRYQGQPIGNCQFSEMTVFSFHPVKMITTGEGGMILTNRADLAEKLRRLRSHGITQDPDRLLQDAPGAWYYEQQELGFNYRMTDLQAALGYSQLKRLEQFLDRRRYLAQRYSQQLQDLPITFPYQHPDTHSSYHLYVIRLQLEHLQKSHREVFQALRDRGIGVQLHYIPVHTQPYYQQLGFHWGDFPQAEQYYREAISLPMHQGLTDAMQDQVIRILHEVLQ from the coding sequence GTGAGTGCTTACATTCCCTATGGGCGACAAAGCATTTCCGAGCAGGACATTGAGGCGGTGGTTGCGGTGCTGCGCTCCGATTGGCTGACCCAAGGCCCCGCGATCGCGCAGTTTGAACAGGCGGTGGCGAATTACTGCGGCGCGAAGTATGCGATCGCGGTTTCCAATGCCACGGCAGCACTGCACATCGCTTGTTTGGCCTTGGATTTGCAAGCAGGACAACGGTTGTGGACTTCGCCGAATACGTTTGTGGCGTCGGCGAACTGTGGATTGTATTGTGGGGGGACGGTTGACTTTGTGGATATTGATCCGCACACCTATAACCTCAGTGTTGCCGCACTACGGGAAAAATTGGAACAGGCGGCCAAGGGCGATCGCTTACCCCAGGTGGTGGTGCCCGTGCATTTTTCCGGCCAAGCTTGTGCGATGGCAGAGATAGCAGAACTTGCTGACCAATATGGGTTTCAAATCATTGAAGATGCCAGCCATGCCCTCGGCGGACGCTACCAAGGCCAACCGATCGGCAACTGTCAATTTTCAGAAATGACGGTCTTTAGCTTTCACCCAGTCAAAATGATCACGACGGGTGAGGGCGGCATGATTTTAACCAATCGGGCGGATTTAGCAGAAAAGTTGCGGCGACTCCGTTCCCATGGCATTACCCAGGATCCCGATCGGTTACTCCAGGACGCACCTGGAGCTTGGTATTACGAACAGCAGGAACTAGGCTTTAACTACCGCATGACCGATCTGCAAGCGGCGCTGGGATATAGTCAGTTGAAGCGTTTAGAGCAGTTCCTCGATCGGCGGCGGTATTTAGCTCAGCGTTATAGCCAGCAATTACAAGATTTACCAATTACATTCCCCTATCAACATCCAGATACGCACTCTAGCTATCATCTCTATGTGATTCGATTGCAACTAGAGCATCTGCAAAAGTCTCATCGAGAAGTCTTCCAAGCATTGCGCGATCGGGGCATTGGCGTACAACTTCACTATATTCCCGTCCATACCCAGCCCTATTATCAACAGTTAGGCTTTCACTGGGGCGACTTCCCGCAGGCAGAGCAGTATTACCGCGAGGCGATTAGCTTACCAATGCACCAAGGCTTAACGGATGCAATGCAGGATCAGGTCATTCGCATCTTACACGAGGTGTTGCAATGA